The following coding sequences lie in one Candoia aspera isolate rCanAsp1 chromosome 11, rCanAsp1.hap2, whole genome shotgun sequence genomic window:
- the MAF gene encoding transcription factor Maf, with protein MASDLALHSADLPTSPLAMEYVNDFDLMKFEVKKEPGETDRIISQCGRLIAGGSLSSTPMSTPCSSVPPSPSFSAPSPGSGGSDQKTHLEDYYWMTGYPQQLNPEALGFSPEDAVEALINNSHHQLQSAAAAAGFEGYARGQQLAVGGGGGGGGGGGGGGPGGSMPPDEIGSAAAVVSAVIAAAAAQQQQNGGAPHYHHHHHHPAGHHHHHHHQQQQQQQQPPGSVQSSASSTSSSSSNSSGGGGGGGGAGGLHHQHHGGSGGGGLHFDDRFSDEQLVTMSVRELNRQLRGVSKEEVIRLKQKRRTLKNRGYAQSCRFKRVQQRHVLESEKNQLLQQVEHLKQEISRLVRERDAYKEKYEKLVSSGFRENGSSSDNPSSPEFFMYPRESSTSVM; from the coding sequence ATGGCATCGGACCTGGCCCTGCACAGCGCCGACCTGCCCACCAGTCCCTTGGCCATGGAATATGTTAATGACTTCGATCTGATGAAGTTCGAAGTGAAAAAAGAGCCGGGGGAGACGGACCGCATTATCAGCCAGTGCGGCCGCTTGATCGCTGGGGGATCGCTCTCTTCCACCCCGATGAGCACGCCTTGCAGCTCGGTGCCTCCCTCGCCCAGCTTCTCGGCCCCCAGCCCGGGCTCCGGCGGCAGCGACCAGAAGACCCACTTGGAAGACTACTACTGGATGACCGGCTACCCGCAGCAGCTCAACCCGGAGGCGTTGGGGTTCAGCCCGGAAGACGCCGTGGAAGCGCTGATCAACAACAGCCACCACCAGCTCCAGAGCGCGGCGGCCGCGGCCGGCTTCGAAGGCTATGCTAGAGGGCAGCAGCTGGCCGtgggcggcggcggaggaggcggcggcggaggaggcggcggcgggccGGGGGGCTCCATGCCGCCGGACGAGATAGGCTCGGCGGCCGCCGTGGTGTCCGCGGTGATAGCGGCAGCCGcggcgcagcagcagcagaacgGCGGCGCgccccactaccaccaccaccaccaccacccggccggccaccaccaccaccaccatcaccagcagcagcagcagcagcagcagccgccgggCAGCGTGCAGTCTTCGGCtagcagcaccagcagcagcagcagcaacagcagcggcggcggcgggggcggcggcggcgccgggGGTCTCCACCACCAGCACCACggtggcagcggcggcggcggcttgcATTTCGACGACCGCTTCTCGGACGAGCAGCTGGTGACCATGTCGGTGAGGGAACTCAACCGGCAGCTGCGGGGCGTCAGCAAGGAAGAGGTGATCCGGCTGAAACAGAAGCGACGGACCCTGAAAAACCGAGGCTACGCGCAGTCCTGCCGCTTCAAGCGCGTCCAGCAGCGGCACGTCTTGGAATCCGAGAAGAACCAGTTGCTCCAACAGGTGGAGCATCTGAAGCAGGAAATCTCCAGGCTGGTCCGGGAGAGGGACGCCTACAAGGAAAAATACGAGAAATTGGTCAGCAGCGGGTTCCGGGAAAACGGATCCAGCAGCGACAACCCCTCTTCTCCAGAATTTTTCAT